The Nocardioides sp. S5 genome includes a window with the following:
- the ispG gene encoding flavodoxin-dependent (E)-4-hydroxy-3-methylbut-2-enyl-diphosphate synthase — protein MTAVGLGMPALPPPVLAPRRKTRQIKVGSVGVGSDSPISVQSMTTTLTSDVNATLQQIAELTATGCDIVRVACPSQDDADALPAIAQKSQIPVIADIHFQPKYVFAAIDAGCAAVRVNPGNIRKFDDQVKEIARAAKDRGTSIRIGVNAGSLDKRIMDKYGKATPEALVESAVWEASLFEEHDFHDFKISVKHNDPVVMVRAYELLAEAGDWPLHLGVTEAGPAFQGTIKSSVAFGHLLSKGIGDTIRVSLSAPPVEEVKVGLQILESLNLKPRRLEIVSCPSCGRAQVDVYKLAEEVTAGLEGMEVPLRVAVMGCVVNGPGEAREADLGVASGNGKGQIFVKGEVIKTVPESQIVETLIEEALRLAEGMEPVEGSEASVSVS, from the coding sequence ATGACCGCCGTCGGCCTCGGCATGCCTGCCCTCCCGCCCCCCGTCCTCGCTCCGCGTCGCAAGACCCGCCAGATCAAGGTCGGCTCCGTGGGGGTCGGCAGCGACTCGCCGATCTCGGTGCAGTCGATGACCACGACGCTCACCTCCGACGTCAACGCCACGCTCCAGCAGATCGCGGAGCTCACCGCCACCGGGTGCGACATCGTCCGCGTCGCGTGCCCGAGCCAGGACGACGCCGACGCGCTGCCGGCGATCGCGCAGAAGTCGCAGATCCCGGTCATCGCCGACATCCACTTCCAGCCGAAGTACGTCTTCGCGGCGATCGACGCCGGCTGCGCGGCGGTCCGGGTCAACCCCGGCAACATCCGCAAGTTCGACGACCAGGTCAAGGAGATCGCGCGGGCCGCCAAGGACCGCGGCACCTCGATCCGCATCGGCGTCAACGCCGGCTCGCTCGACAAGCGGATCATGGACAAGTACGGCAAGGCCACGCCCGAGGCGCTGGTCGAGTCGGCTGTCTGGGAGGCGAGCCTGTTCGAGGAGCACGACTTCCACGACTTCAAGATCTCGGTCAAGCACAACGACCCCGTCGTGATGGTCCGCGCCTACGAGCTGCTCGCCGAGGCCGGCGACTGGCCGCTGCACCTCGGCGTCACCGAGGCCGGCCCCGCCTTCCAGGGCACGATCAAGTCCTCGGTCGCCTTCGGCCACCTGCTCAGCAAGGGCATCGGCGACACGATCCGCGTCTCGCTGTCCGCGCCGCCGGTCGAGGAGGTCAAGGTCGGCCTCCAGATCCTGGAGTCGCTCAACCTCAAGCCGCGTCGCCTCGAGATCGTCTCGTGCCCGAGCTGCGGTCGTGCGCAGGTCGACGTCTACAAGCTCGCCGAGGAGGTCACCGCCGGCCTCGAGGGCATGGAGGTGCCGCTGCGCGTCGCCGTCATGGGCTGCGTCGTCAACGGCCCGGGCGAGGCCCGCGAGGCCGACCTCGGCGTCGCCTCCGGCAACGGCAAGGGCCAGATCTTCGTCAAGGGCGAGGTCATCAAGACCGTCCCGGAGTCGCAGATCGTGGAGACCCTCATCGAGGAGGCCCTGCGCCTCGCCGAGGGCATGGAACCGGTCGAGGGCTCCGAGGCCTCCGTCAGCGTCAGCTGA
- a CDS encoding M50 family metallopeptidase, whose product MTALLYTLGVVAFVLSILVSIGLHEFGHLVPAKKFGCKVPQWFIGFGPTVWSKQIGETEYGVKAIPLGGYVKIVGMLPPGAEGLVEETTYDENGDAVHKVRRSNTGMFTQLISDARAAEWEYVKQHDTDRLFYRLPWWKKVIVMAGGPMVNIAIAFSLFVLLFATYGNPRDEVVEPTVAGVPECVIPVEELPRDCTAEDPPTPAKEAGLQPGDEILSFNGTPFRDWDSFQSQIRGNADGDAVLEVRRGDEQLTLTTNTTVTLRQTSLEDETLTEVGFLGVQPVTRLETGGVLYTTKQMGTMTVETAQALAQLPVKVYEVGRAIVGLQERDPESPVSIVGGGRFAGEAASSEAFPLTEKIVTLLFLIASFNFFIGMFNFVPLLPLDGGHIAGALYEGAKRGVARLRGRPDPGHVDVAKLLPVAYVVGLAMLVMGVVLIVADIVVPLRLS is encoded by the coding sequence ATGACCGCCCTCCTCTACACCCTGGGTGTCGTCGCCTTCGTGCTGTCGATCCTGGTCTCGATCGGGCTCCACGAGTTCGGTCACCTCGTGCCGGCCAAGAAGTTCGGCTGCAAGGTCCCGCAGTGGTTCATCGGCTTCGGGCCGACGGTGTGGAGCAAGCAGATCGGCGAGACCGAGTACGGCGTCAAGGCCATCCCGCTCGGCGGCTACGTCAAGATCGTCGGGATGCTCCCCCCGGGCGCCGAGGGCCTCGTCGAGGAGACGACGTACGACGAGAACGGCGACGCGGTGCACAAGGTGCGCCGATCCAACACCGGCATGTTCACGCAGCTGATCTCCGACGCGCGCGCCGCTGAGTGGGAGTACGTCAAGCAGCACGACACCGACCGGCTCTTCTACCGCCTGCCGTGGTGGAAGAAGGTGATCGTGATGGCGGGTGGCCCGATGGTCAACATCGCCATCGCCTTCTCGCTCTTCGTGCTGCTCTTCGCGACCTACGGCAATCCGCGCGACGAGGTCGTCGAGCCCACCGTCGCCGGCGTGCCCGAGTGCGTGATCCCGGTCGAGGAGCTGCCGCGCGACTGCACGGCCGAGGACCCGCCGACGCCCGCCAAGGAGGCCGGCCTCCAGCCGGGCGACGAGATCCTCAGCTTCAACGGCACCCCCTTCAGGGACTGGGACAGCTTCCAGTCGCAGATCCGCGGCAACGCCGATGGTGACGCGGTCCTCGAGGTGCGCCGCGGCGACGAGCAGCTCACGCTCACGACCAACACGACCGTCACGCTGCGCCAGACCTCGCTGGAGGACGAGACCCTCACCGAGGTCGGCTTCCTCGGCGTGCAGCCCGTGACGCGGCTCGAGACCGGCGGTGTGCTCTACACCACCAAGCAGATGGGCACGATGACGGTCGAGACCGCCCAGGCGCTGGCCCAGCTGCCGGTCAAGGTCTACGAGGTCGGCCGCGCGATCGTGGGGCTCCAGGAGCGCGATCCCGAGAGCCCCGTCTCGATCGTCGGTGGTGGCCGGTTCGCCGGCGAGGCAGCCTCCAGCGAGGCCTTCCCGCTGACCGAGAAGATCGTCACGCTGCTCTTCCTCATCGCGAGCTTCAACTTCTTCATCGGCATGTTCAACTTCGTGCCGTTGCTGCCGCTCGACGGCGGCCACATCGCCGGTGCCCTCTACGAGGGCGCCAAGCGCGGCGTCGCCCGGCTGCGCGGACGTCCCGACCCTGGGCACGTCGACGTCGCCAAGCTGTTGCCCGTGGCGTACGTCGTGGGGCTGGCGATGCTCGTGATGGGCGTCGTGCTCATCGTGGCCGACATCGTCGTGCCGCTGCGCCTGAGCTGA
- the dxr gene encoding 1-deoxy-D-xylulose-5-phosphate reductoisomerase, translating to MTVRDIVILGSTGSIGTQALDLVRAHPDRFRVVGLTAGGSNPDLFAAQVEEFGPTFSGLGEEASTEAAARPCDVVLNGITGAVGLRPTLAALDAGTTLALANKESLIIGGPLVRERARPGQIVPVDSEHSAIAQSLRAGSAGEVRRLVLTASGGPFRGRSAAELADVTPEQALAHPNFSMGRVITINSATLVNKGLEVIEAHLLFDVPFDRIDVVVHPQQLIHSMVEFVDGAVVAQLGLPTMLVPISLGMGWPDRVPDAETPIDWTKAADWRFEPLDDEVFPAVTLARTAGERGGTAPAVYNAANEVAVDAFHQGRLRFPDIVATVSQVLAAHDVPSKQHLTVDDVLAADAWARAEASELIRQP from the coding sequence GTGACTGTCCGCGACATCGTGATCCTCGGCTCGACCGGGTCGATCGGCACCCAGGCCCTCGACCTCGTCCGCGCCCACCCCGACCGGTTCCGCGTGGTCGGACTGACCGCCGGCGGGTCGAACCCCGACCTCTTCGCCGCGCAGGTCGAGGAGTTCGGCCCGACGTTCTCCGGGCTGGGGGAGGAGGCCTCGACCGAGGCGGCCGCCCGTCCGTGCGACGTGGTGCTCAACGGGATCACCGGCGCGGTCGGCCTGCGCCCCACGCTCGCCGCCCTCGACGCCGGCACCACGCTCGCGCTGGCCAACAAGGAGTCGCTCATCATCGGCGGCCCGTTGGTCCGGGAGCGGGCCCGTCCCGGGCAGATCGTGCCCGTCGACTCCGAGCACAGCGCCATCGCGCAGAGCCTGCGCGCCGGCAGCGCCGGGGAGGTACGCCGACTCGTGCTGACCGCGTCGGGCGGTCCGTTCCGCGGCCGCAGCGCCGCCGAGCTCGCCGACGTCACGCCCGAGCAGGCGCTGGCCCACCCGAACTTCTCGATGGGCCGGGTGATCACCATTAACTCCGCGACCCTGGTCAACAAGGGGCTCGAGGTGATCGAGGCGCACCTGCTCTTCGACGTCCCTTTCGACCGCATCGACGTGGTCGTGCACCCGCAGCAGCTGATCCACTCGATGGTCGAGTTCGTCGACGGTGCGGTCGTCGCCCAGCTGGGCCTGCCGACGATGCTCGTGCCGATCTCGCTCGGCATGGGGTGGCCGGACCGGGTGCCCGACGCGGAGACCCCGATCGACTGGACGAAGGCGGCCGACTGGCGCTTCGAGCCGCTCGACGACGAGGTCTTCCCGGCCGTCACCCTCGCCCGCACTGCAGGCGAGCGGGGCGGGACCGCCCCAGCGGTCTACAACGCCGCCAACGAGGTGGCCGTCGACGCCTTCCACCAGGGCCGGCTCCGTTTTCCCGACATCGTGGCCACGGTTTCGCAGGTCCTGGCCGCCCACGACGTACCATCGAAGCAGCACCTCACGGTGGACGACGTCCTCGCCGCCGATGCCTGGGCGCGTGCCGAGGCCTCCGAACTGATCCGGCAGCCCTGA
- a CDS encoding AMP-binding protein encodes MVDVAWFRTPADGDPGTLNACYVALDLPVIRGRADDVALVIDGTDHTFARLLTEVAACAGVLRAFGVEVGDEVALGRLPAETAVVAALAVARVGGVASYDESPSPSAKVRLSATAAGVVLAAGGDEVAWDVAMRAGRTDPAGCADVAGDAVLARRGESALTVLTALGASDDQVPSAPPGGTLVEVGPLRLWSFDAPEA; translated from the coding sequence ATGGTGGACGTCGCGTGGTTCCGCACGCCTGCCGACGGTGATCCCGGCACCCTGAACGCCTGCTACGTCGCGCTCGACCTGCCGGTGATCCGCGGTCGCGCCGACGACGTCGCGCTCGTCATCGACGGCACCGACCACACCTTTGCCCGGCTGCTCACCGAGGTCGCGGCCTGCGCCGGGGTGCTGCGCGCCTTCGGCGTCGAGGTGGGTGATGAGGTCGCGCTCGGCCGGCTGCCGGCGGAGACGGCGGTCGTCGCCGCCCTCGCGGTGGCCCGCGTCGGCGGCGTGGCGTCGTACGACGAGTCCCCGAGCCCCTCGGCGAAGGTGCGGCTCTCGGCGACGGCGGCGGGCGTCGTCCTGGCGGCTGGTGGTGACGAGGTGGCGTGGGACGTCGCGATGCGGGCCGGTCGCACCGACCCGGCCGGCTGCGCCGACGTCGCCGGTGACGCGGTGCTGGCCCGCCGCGGCGAGTCTGCGCTGACGGTGCTGACCGCCCTCGGCGCGTCGGACGACCAGGTGCCGTCGGCGCCCCCGGGCGGCACGCTCGTCGAGGTCGGCCCGCTGAGGTTGTGGTCGTTCGACGCGCCGGAGGCCTGA
- a CDS encoding M1 family metallopeptidase produces the protein MRTLSRTVLAASLVGALAVGLTGATANARTSEPVDGASGIGDPYWPLDGNGGIDVASYAISHRYVLATKRLSGRTRIELTATQDLRSFSLDFLLDVSKITVDGERAAYAKTDGGHELRITPAQPLAAGTEHRVVVTYADKPGRHGYAGERNWLARSREVVTMNEPHMAPWWFPANDHPLDKALVDVRVQVPRGREVVSNGELKGREVGKRWTTWHWRADEPMVPYLAFFAAGDFAIEKGTHRGLPWLVAVSELLSPRDQRASMRLMKRTPEVVAALEKDLGDYPFSVVGGLTTGLAPGFALENQTRPTYPAVGGSYVSLVVHELAHQWFGDDIAVQHWRDIWLNEGFASFMEWRWTETHGGRSGAETLRSYYDGVGAGSGFWDVVVGDPGAERVFDPAVYGRGAMTLQALRNRVGDQVFWEVLRTWIREQRGGNGSSAEFEALAARVSGQDLTSFFQAWLRTPEKPAATADNGLV, from the coding sequence ATGCGAACTCTCTCTCGGACCGTGCTCGCCGCCTCGCTGGTCGGCGCCCTGGCGGTCGGGCTCACCGGTGCCACGGCGAACGCACGCACGTCGGAGCCGGTCGACGGGGCGTCCGGCATCGGCGACCCCTACTGGCCGCTCGACGGCAACGGCGGCATCGACGTGGCGTCGTACGCCATCTCGCACCGCTACGTGCTGGCGACCAAGCGGCTCAGCGGCCGCACGCGGATCGAGCTCACCGCCACGCAGGACCTGCGGAGCTTCTCGCTGGACTTCCTGCTCGACGTCTCGAAGATTACCGTAGACGGTGAGCGGGCGGCGTACGCGAAGACGGACGGCGGCCACGAGCTCCGGATCACCCCGGCACAGCCGCTGGCTGCGGGCACGGAGCACCGCGTCGTGGTGACGTACGCCGACAAGCCGGGCCGGCACGGCTACGCCGGGGAGCGCAACTGGCTGGCCAGATCGCGCGAGGTCGTGACGATGAACGAGCCGCACATGGCGCCGTGGTGGTTCCCGGCCAACGACCACCCGCTCGACAAGGCGCTCGTCGACGTGAGGGTGCAGGTGCCCCGGGGTCGCGAGGTGGTCTCCAACGGCGAGCTCAAGGGTCGTGAGGTCGGCAAGCGGTGGACCACCTGGCACTGGCGCGCCGACGAGCCGATGGTGCCCTACCTCGCCTTCTTCGCCGCCGGCGACTTCGCCATCGAGAAGGGCACGCACCGTGGCCTGCCGTGGCTGGTGGCGGTCTCGGAGCTGCTCAGCCCGCGCGACCAGCGAGCCAGCATGCGACTGATGAAGCGGACCCCGGAGGTCGTGGCCGCACTGGAGAAGGACCTCGGCGACTACCCGTTCTCCGTCGTCGGCGGTCTCACCACGGGCCTCGCCCCGGGCTTCGCGCTGGAGAACCAGACCCGTCCGACCTACCCGGCCGTCGGCGGCAGCTACGTCAGCCTCGTCGTGCACGAGCTCGCGCACCAGTGGTTCGGCGACGACATCGCGGTCCAGCACTGGCGCGACATCTGGCTCAACGAGGGCTTCGCCAGCTTCATGGAGTGGCGCTGGACCGAGACCCACGGCGGTCGCTCCGGCGCGGAGACGCTGCGCAGCTACTACGACGGCGTCGGCGCCGGCTCGGGATTCTGGGACGTCGTCGTCGGTGACCCGGGCGCCGAGCGCGTCTTCGACCCGGCGGTCTACGGCCGCGGCGCGATGACGCTCCAGGCGCTGCGCAACCGCGTGGGCGACCAGGTCTTCTGGGAGGTGCTGCGCACCTGGATCCGCGAGCAGCGGGGCGGCAACGGCTCGAGCGCGGAGTTCGAGGCGCTGGCCGCGCGCGTCAGCGGTCAGGACCTCACCTCGTTCTTCCAGGCCTGGCTCCGGACGCCGGAGAAGCCGGCTGCGACCGCCGACAACGGGCTGGTCTGA
- a CDS encoding RIO1 family regulatory kinase/ATPase, protein MHPRFPEDFLRPDDRAPLEGIDASFVFDYDTYADELGEGQRWSRWEDLEALMRGPEPRPDWVVTSNGAIDTDLGVLKTGKEADVFLLERADPHRPDGAVVMAAKRYRDTDHRTFHRAAAYTEGRSMKRSRDERALKRKSTWGRQVAAGEWAISEWNALRRCWELGLPVPYPVQIDETEILMEWVTHTVDGEVGTAPRVAQVRPGRTVVEGYYDQLRDALATMVQAGIVHGDLSPYNTLAAGDRLVIIDLPQVVDLVGNPRGMDFLLRDCANMCAWFRSRGLDVDEQELFGELMAHAF, encoded by the coding sequence ATGCACCCACGATTCCCGGAGGACTTCCTCCGGCCTGACGACCGCGCGCCCCTCGAGGGGATCGACGCGTCGTTCGTCTTCGACTACGACACCTACGCCGACGAGCTCGGCGAGGGCCAGCGCTGGTCGCGCTGGGAGGACCTCGAGGCCCTGATGCGCGGCCCCGAGCCGCGACCCGACTGGGTCGTGACCTCCAACGGCGCGATCGACACCGACCTCGGCGTCCTCAAGACCGGCAAGGAGGCCGACGTCTTCCTGCTCGAGCGCGCCGACCCGCACCGCCCCGACGGCGCGGTCGTGATGGCCGCCAAGCGCTACCGCGACACCGACCACCGCACCTTCCACCGGGCCGCGGCCTACACCGAGGGTCGCTCGATGAAGCGCTCGCGCGACGAGCGCGCCCTCAAGCGGAAGTCGACCTGGGGCCGGCAGGTCGCGGCCGGCGAGTGGGCGATCTCGGAGTGGAACGCGCTGCGCCGCTGCTGGGAGCTCGGCCTGCCGGTCCCCTACCCCGTGCAGATCGACGAGACCGAGATCCTCATGGAGTGGGTCACCCACACCGTCGACGGGGAGGTCGGGACCGCGCCGCGGGTGGCCCAGGTCCGCCCCGGGCGGACCGTCGTCGAGGGCTACTACGACCAGCTCCGCGACGCCCTCGCCACGATGGTGCAGGCGGGGATCGTGCACGGCGACCTGTCGCCCTACAACACCCTCGCCGCCGGCGACCGGCTCGTCATCATCGACCTCCCGCAGGTGGTCGACCTGGTGGGCAACCCGCGCGGCATGGACTTCCTGCTGCGCGACTGCGCCAACATGTGCGCCTGGTTCCGCTCGCGCGGGCTCGATGTCGACGAGCAGGAGCTGTTCGGGGAGCTGATGGCGCACGCCTTTTGA
- a CDS encoding Rossmann fold nucleotide-binding protein has product MKHTRGRVVDVTTLDDLDRRLAGGARSLAGWRLVRLDLTDRAGALLDRSVEEALFLGCTFGDGDAEAVQRAGGVVLPTIPDAPVDPYRASLYAPRELYDTPHYRDSLDARAYAWSQGHAGTDDQLAMDLHDHSVDVALAAWLRGRSVVGVMGGHALERGSEQYAAAAHLGHGLGSALTVATGGGPGAMEAANLGAFLAEEPATAVDDALARLATAPSFRHDIGAWARTAFEVLDSHPGHDSLGVPTWHYGHEPPNPFATAIAKYFRNATREAILLEVCDAGIAFLPGAAGTVQEVFQDACENYYGDPSTIAPMVLVGVRHWTEDVPAWPLLQALARGRAMEPHVHLVDSLEEAVAAIRLSRRDDGPQPGR; this is encoded by the coding sequence GTGAAGCACACCCGAGGTCGCGTCGTCGACGTGACCACCCTCGACGACCTCGACCGCCGGCTCGCGGGCGGCGCCCGATCGCTCGCGGGCTGGCGGCTGGTCCGGCTCGACCTCACCGACCGGGCCGGGGCGCTGCTCGACCGCTCGGTCGAGGAGGCGCTCTTCCTGGGCTGCACCTTCGGCGACGGGGACGCCGAGGCCGTCCAGCGCGCCGGCGGCGTGGTGCTGCCGACCATCCCCGACGCCCCGGTCGACCCCTACCGCGCGTCGCTCTACGCACCGCGCGAGCTCTACGACACCCCGCACTACCGCGACTCCCTCGACGCCAGGGCGTACGCCTGGTCGCAGGGCCACGCCGGGACCGACGACCAGCTCGCGATGGACCTGCACGACCACTCCGTCGACGTGGCACTGGCCGCCTGGCTCCGCGGGCGCTCGGTGGTCGGCGTGATGGGCGGGCACGCCCTCGAGCGCGGGAGCGAGCAGTACGCCGCCGCGGCCCACCTCGGCCACGGCCTGGGCTCGGCCCTGACGGTCGCGACGGGCGGCGGTCCGGGTGCGATGGAGGCCGCCAACCTCGGCGCCTTCCTCGCCGAAGAGCCGGCAACGGCCGTCGACGACGCGCTGGCACGCCTCGCGACCGCGCCGTCGTTCCGCCACGACATCGGCGCCTGGGCGCGCACCGCCTTCGAGGTCCTGGACTCCCACCCGGGCCACGACTCCCTCGGCGTGCCGACCTGGCACTACGGCCACGAGCCGCCCAACCCGTTCGCCACCGCGATCGCGAAGTACTTCCGCAACGCCACGCGCGAGGCGATCCTGCTGGAGGTGTGCGACGCCGGCATCGCCTTCCTGCCCGGGGCGGCCGGCACCGTCCAGGAGGTCTTCCAGGACGCGTGCGAGAACTACTACGGCGACCCCTCGACCATCGCGCCGATGGTGCTGGTGGGCGTACGCCACTGGACCGAGGACGTGCCCGCGTGGCCGCTCCTGCAAGCCTTGGCGCGGGGGCGCGCCATGGAGCCGCACGTCCACCTCGTCGACAGCCTCGAGGAGGCTGTCGCGGCGATCCGGCTCAGCCGGCGCGACGACGGCCCGCAGCCGGGGCGCTGA
- a CDS encoding glycosyltransferase family 1 protein, protein MDLLERRRRSRPAPTYLPAPVLAPTSEPRLRVLVVSESFLPQVNGVTNSVRRVLEHLAAEGHEAELVAPTGPATYAGFPVIHARGASLPFYADFRIGLETRRRLRAVMERFRPDVVHVASPATLGYQAVRAARSLGIPTVAIYQTDLVGFADRYAVPGGARAMESLTRRIHLGVDRTLAPSTASIEQLRRLGVPDLVRWPRGVDQELFEPGRRDEVLHAELAPDGEVLVGYVGRLAAEKELELLVHVDRLPGTRLVLVGGGPEEARLRQLLPRAAFLGVLHGDELARAYATLDVFVHTGRHETYCQSAQEALASGVPVVAPRAGGLVDVVEDTVAGYLYEPGDAGELVAHVERLVTRPVLRRRMSLAARRSVQGRTWQAVNDLLLGHYRDVSAPAAGRRRAG, encoded by the coding sequence ATGGACCTGCTCGAGAGGCGGCGTCGCAGCCGCCCCGCCCCGACGTACCTCCCCGCTCCCGTCCTCGCGCCGACCTCGGAGCCGCGCCTGCGTGTGCTGGTGGTCAGCGAGTCCTTCCTGCCCCAGGTCAACGGCGTCACCAACTCCGTGCGCCGGGTGCTGGAGCACCTCGCGGCCGAGGGCCACGAGGCCGAGCTGGTGGCGCCGACCGGCCCGGCGACGTACGCCGGCTTCCCGGTCATCCACGCGCGCGGGGCGAGCCTGCCGTTCTACGCCGACTTCCGGATCGGCCTCGAGACGCGGCGCCGGCTCCGCGCGGTGATGGAGCGCTTCCGCCCGGACGTCGTGCACGTCGCCTCGCCGGCCACGCTCGGCTACCAGGCGGTGCGCGCCGCGCGCTCGCTCGGCATCCCGACCGTCGCGATCTACCAGACCGACCTGGTCGGCTTCGCGGACAGGTACGCCGTCCCCGGTGGCGCCCGCGCGATGGAGTCGCTCACCCGCCGCATCCACCTCGGGGTGGACCGCACGCTCGCGCCGTCGACCGCGAGCATCGAGCAGCTGCGCCGGCTCGGCGTCCCGGACCTCGTGCGCTGGCCCCGTGGCGTGGACCAGGAGCTCTTCGAGCCCGGCAGGCGGGACGAGGTGCTGCACGCCGAGCTCGCCCCGGACGGCGAGGTGCTGGTCGGCTACGTCGGCCGACTCGCCGCGGAGAAGGAGCTGGAGCTGCTCGTGCACGTCGACCGGCTCCCCGGCACCCGCCTGGTGCTGGTCGGCGGCGGCCCCGAGGAGGCTCGCCTGCGCCAGCTGCTGCCGCGAGCCGCGTTCCTCGGGGTGCTGCACGGCGACGAGCTCGCCCGGGCGTACGCCACGCTCGACGTCTTCGTGCACACCGGGCGGCACGAGACCTACTGCCAGTCCGCGCAGGAGGCGCTCGCCAGCGGCGTACCGGTCGTGGCGCCGCGGGCCGGGGGACTGGTCGACGTCGTCGAGGACACGGTCGCCGGTTACCTCTACGAGCCCGGTGACGCCGGGGAGCTGGTCGCCCACGTCGAGCGGCTCGTGACCCGTCCGGTGCTGCGACGGCGGATGTCGCTCGCCGCCCGCCGCAGCGTGCAGGGCCGCACCTGGCAGGCGGTCAACGACCTCCTGCTGGGCCACTACCGCGACGTCAGCGCCCCGGCTGCGGGCCGTCGTCGCGCCGGCTGA
- the rlmN gene encoding 23S rRNA (adenine(2503)-C(2))-methyltransferase RlmN encodes MSDSTPHAAPEPIKTLPLVFDEPRGRKKPPRHLADLDEPGRKALLEEMGLPGFRAKQLSTHYFGRLVDDPEQMTDLPAGQRDDLVSALLPDLMTPLRTMEADKGTTRKTLWKLFDGALVESVLMRYPDRATVCVSSQAGCGMACPFCATGMGGLQRNMSTAEIVEQVVAGARTMARGDVPGGPGRVSNVVFMGMGEPLANYKAVIGAVRRLTDPAPAGLGMSARGITVSTVGLVPRIRQLTDEGIPVTLALSLHAPDDELRNELVPINTRFSVAETVEAAWDYARVTKRRVSIEYAMMRGINDQAWRADLLGDVLNSYGDWGWVHVNLIPLNPVEGSKWTASDPADEREFVRRLEGKGISTTVRDTRGREIDGACGQLAAKE; translated from the coding sequence ATGTCCGACTCCACTCCCCATGCGGCCCCCGAGCCGATCAAGACGCTGCCGCTCGTCTTCGACGAGCCCCGCGGGCGCAAGAAGCCGCCGCGGCACCTCGCCGACCTCGACGAGCCGGGCCGCAAGGCGCTCCTCGAGGAGATGGGCCTGCCGGGCTTCCGCGCCAAGCAGCTCTCCACCCACTACTTCGGACGCCTCGTCGACGACCCGGAGCAGATGACCGACCTGCCGGCCGGCCAGCGCGACGACCTCGTGTCCGCGCTCCTGCCGGACCTGATGACGCCGCTGCGCACCATGGAGGCCGACAAGGGCACCACGCGCAAGACGCTGTGGAAGCTCTTCGACGGCGCGCTCGTCGAGTCCGTGCTGATGCGCTACCCCGACCGCGCCACGGTCTGCGTGTCCAGCCAGGCCGGTTGCGGCATGGCGTGCCCCTTCTGCGCGACCGGCATGGGTGGGCTCCAGCGCAACATGTCGACCGCCGAGATCGTCGAGCAGGTCGTCGCCGGTGCGCGCACGATGGCTCGCGGTGACGTCCCCGGCGGTCCCGGTCGCGTCTCCAACGTCGTGTTCATGGGCATGGGCGAGCCGCTGGCCAACTACAAGGCCGTCATCGGTGCCGTACGCCGCCTCACCGACCCCGCTCCCGCCGGCCTCGGCATGAGCGCCCGTGGCATCACCGTCTCCACCGTCGGCCTGGTGCCCCGCATCCGTCAGCTGACAGATGAGGGCATCCCGGTCACCCTCGCGCTGAGCCTCCACGCACCGGACGACGAGCTGCGCAACGAGCTGGTCCCGATCAACACCCGCTTCTCGGTCGCCGAGACGGTCGAGGCGGCGTGGGACTACGCCCGCGTCACCAAGCGCCGGGTCTCGATCGAGTACGCGATGATGCGCGGCATCAACGACCAGGCGTGGCGCGCCGACCTGCTGGGCGACGTGCTCAACTCCTACGGCGACTGGGGCTGGGTGCACGTCAACCTGATCCCGCTCAACCCTGTCGAGGGGTCGAAGTGGACCGCCTCCGACCCGGCTGACGAGCGCGAGTTCGTGCGGCGGCTCGAGGGCAAGGGCATCTCGACGACGGTCCGTGACACGCGCGGTCGCGAGATCGACGGTGCCTGCGGCCAGCTGGCCGCCAAGGAGTAG
- a CDS encoding histidine phosphatase family protein, whose amino-acid sequence MPALAGWEPLTACRERVVPAVRRVLDVHGDEDVVLVGHGTAWTLVVAELTGQPPDLDRWESLAMPDLLTVDT is encoded by the coding sequence GTGCCGGCCCTCGCCGGGTGGGAGCCGCTGACCGCGTGCCGCGAGCGGGTCGTCCCCGCCGTACGCCGCGTGCTGGACGTGCACGGTGACGAGGACGTGGTCCTCGTGGGGCACGGCACCGCCTGGACCCTGGTGGTGGCCGAGCTGACCGGGCAGCCGCCCGACCTCGATCGGTGGGAGTCGCTCGCGATGCCTGACCTGCTGACCGTCGACACCTGA